One window from the genome of Candidatus Rickettsiella isopodorum encodes:
- the metK gene encoding methionine adenosyltransferase encodes MDNYTTFTSESVSEGHPDKIADQISDAVLDAILLQDKNARVACEALVKTGMVLVAGEVTTTAWVDVEQIVRETVKEIGYNSSSMGFDWESCAVMTAIGKQSPDIAQGVDKINKLEQGAGDQGLMFGYASNETDVLMPAAITYAHRLMERQAKLRKNNNLSWLRPDAKSQVSLRYQNGKPIGVEAIVLSTQHAPDIAYDDLKEAVMEEIIKPTFPSAWLTKSTRYYVNPTGRFVIGGPLGDTGLTGRKIIVDTYGGMARHGGGCFSGKDPSKVDRSAAYAARYVAKNIVAAGLAERCEIQVSYAIGIAEPTSININTFGTAKLSDQRIIELIQQHFDLRPRGLIEMLNLLRPIYKRTAAYGHFGRENEDFPWEKLDKKELLRADLLTHESKQLTEF; translated from the coding sequence ATGGATAATTACACAACATTTACTTCGGAATCAGTATCGGAAGGTCATCCAGATAAGATTGCTGATCAAATTTCTGATGCTGTTTTAGACGCAATTTTACTTCAGGATAAAAATGCTAGAGTCGCCTGTGAAGCCCTAGTCAAGACAGGGATGGTGTTGGTTGCGGGCGAGGTAACTACGACTGCATGGGTTGATGTAGAGCAGATCGTCAGGGAAACTGTTAAAGAGATTGGCTACAATAGTTCATCGATGGGATTCGACTGGGAATCTTGCGCAGTTATGACTGCTATTGGCAAACAATCACCTGATATTGCTCAGGGAGTGGATAAGATCAATAAACTTGAACAAGGCGCTGGCGATCAGGGTTTAATGTTTGGTTATGCCAGTAATGAAACTGATGTGTTGATGCCTGCGGCTATTACTTACGCGCATCGATTAATGGAACGCCAGGCGAAGTTACGTAAAAATAATAATTTGAGTTGGTTGCGACCTGATGCTAAAAGTCAGGTAAGTTTACGTTATCAAAATGGTAAACCTATCGGTGTTGAGGCGATAGTGCTTTCTACTCAACATGCGCCTGATATTGCTTACGATGATCTGAAAGAAGCTGTCATGGAAGAGATTATCAAGCCTACTTTTCCTTCAGCATGGTTAACAAAATCCACAAGGTATTATGTCAATCCTACGGGTCGTTTTGTTATTGGGGGGCCTTTAGGTGATACGGGCTTAACAGGACGTAAAATTATCGTCGATACTTATGGTGGTATGGCGCGTCATGGCGGAGGTTGTTTTTCAGGCAAGGATCCCAGTAAGGTCGATCGTTCAGCAGCTTATGCTGCGCGTTATGTTGCTAAAAATATCGTCGCTGCAGGCTTAGCCGAACGGTGTGAAATTCAAGTCTCTTACGCTATCGGTATTGCAGAGCCCACATCTATCAATATTAATACATTTGGAACAGCTAAATTATCTGATCAACGTATTATTGAGTTAATCCAACAACATTTTGATTTAAGGCCACGAGGCTTAATTGAAATGCTCAACTTATTAAGGCCTATTTATAAACGCACTGCAGCCTATGGTCATTTTGGCCGTGAAAACGAAGATTTTCCCTGGGAAAAACTTGATAAGAAGGAATTATTACGCGCAGACTTATTAACCCATGAAAGCAAACAACTAACAGAATTTTAA
- the rpiA gene encoding ribose-5-phosphate isomerase RpiA, whose amino-acid sequence MKIWPEEILVATQNQELLKSKVAEAALDYIKAGSVLGIGSGSTINYLITALASIKHKIEGVVPASIETEKRLKQLNIPVLDLNSVGELALYIDGADEVNPQLQLIKGGGGALTREKIIAAASRNFICIVDESKYVKMLGQKNLPLEVIPMGRSYVARELVKLGGFPVYREKFITDNDNIILDTQHWDFTDPIKLERLLNNIPGVVGNGLFAQRPANRLLIANQGGIKTIETS is encoded by the coding sequence ATGAAAATCTGGCCAGAGGAGATCTTAGTGGCAACACAAAACCAAGAACTATTAAAAAGTAAGGTGGCAGAGGCTGCATTAGACTACATCAAAGCAGGCTCCGTTTTGGGTATAGGGAGTGGTAGCACAATAAATTATCTTATTACTGCGTTAGCCTCTATCAAACATAAAATCGAAGGCGTAGTTCCAGCGTCCATAGAAACAGAAAAGCGGCTAAAGCAGCTTAATATTCCAGTTTTAGATCTAAATAGTGTCGGAGAGTTGGCACTTTATATAGATGGTGCTGATGAAGTCAATCCCCAACTGCAACTTATAAAAGGTGGCGGAGGGGCATTAACACGTGAAAAAATTATTGCGGCTGCAAGCAGAAATTTTATTTGTATTGTTGATGAAAGTAAGTATGTCAAAATGCTAGGACAAAAAAACCTACCTCTGGAAGTTATTCCTATGGGGCGTAGTTATGTTGCGAGAGAATTAGTAAAATTGGGAGGCTTTCCTGTTTATAGAGAAAAATTTATTACTGACAATGACAATATTATATTAGACACTCAACATTGGGATTTTACTGATCCTATTAAACTCGAACGTTTACTAAATAATATTCCGGGTGTAGTGGGTAATGGATTATTCGCCCAGCGTCCTGCAAATAGATTACTCATAGCAAATCAAGGTGGCATTAAAACAATTGAAACATCATAA
- a CDS encoding MFS transporter, which translates to MLTSAFNESVSVMDKKLPWIVCFSAALFFFYEFIQLNMFNAISADLMHAFSLNATGLGKLSAYYFYANLLFLPIAGTLLDRFSTRKIILSSLFLCIIGIVAFAITSSFIWASIFRFMSGIGSAFCFLSSIRLASRWFPAKNMALVSGLIVTMAMFGGLIAQTPLTVLVELVGWRHALFFDASLGVIIFLIIFSVVQDYPANLHQEQKKSHQELSKLGLLKSWRLAYLNPQNSLCGLYVCLLNLPIALLGAIWGSLFLQQADHFSVTEASFAPSLLFIGTIVGGPVVGWVSDKIQKRIPLMMLGVIISQLVVITIICVPGFSIITIASLFFALGFFSSSQILSYPLVAASNPKNLTATSVSVVSFMAIGGYAVFQPLFGWLLDANFQGTVVNQIRVYSPSDYHRALLIIPIGFCIAFIATFLMREPRS; encoded by the coding sequence ATGCTAACTTCAGCGTTTAACGAGAGTGTTTCGGTAATGGATAAAAAATTGCCATGGATAGTTTGTTTTTCGGCGGCATTGTTTTTTTTCTATGAATTTATTCAATTGAATATGTTCAATGCAATCAGTGCAGATTTGATGCATGCCTTTTCTCTTAATGCGACTGGATTGGGTAAACTATCCGCTTATTATTTTTACGCCAATTTATTATTTTTACCTATTGCGGGTACTTTGTTAGATAGGTTTTCGACACGTAAAATTATTCTATCTTCGTTGTTTCTTTGTATTATTGGTATTGTCGCTTTTGCAATCACAAGTTCATTTATCTGGGCATCGATATTCCGTTTTATGAGTGGTATTGGTAGCGCTTTTTGTTTTTTAAGTAGTATTCGACTTGCGTCGCGTTGGTTTCCGGCAAAAAATATGGCATTAGTAAGCGGCTTAATTGTAACGATGGCTATGTTTGGAGGTCTGATAGCACAAACACCTTTAACTGTATTAGTCGAACTAGTAGGTTGGCGCCATGCTTTATTTTTTGATGCAAGTTTAGGCGTTATTATTTTTTTAATAATTTTTAGTGTTGTTCAAGATTATCCAGCTAACTTACATCAGGAACAAAAAAAATCTCATCAAGAACTTTCTAAGTTAGGCCTATTAAAAAGTTGGCGACTCGCCTATTTGAATCCACAAAATAGTTTATGTGGACTTTATGTTTGTTTATTAAATTTGCCGATTGCTCTTTTAGGTGCTATTTGGGGAAGTTTATTTTTACAACAAGCAGATCATTTTTCTGTAACAGAAGCTTCATTTGCACCGAGCTTACTTTTTATAGGAACGATCGTGGGTGGTCCAGTTGTAGGATGGGTTTCTGATAAAATTCAAAAACGTATACCGCTCATGATGTTAGGAGTAATTATTTCTCAGTTAGTAGTGATTACGATTATCTGTGTACCAGGTTTCTCTATAATAACCATCGCTTCATTGTTTTTTGCGTTAGGTTTTTTTTCCAGCAGTCAGATTTTGAGTTACCCCTTAGTTGCAGCCAGTAACCCAAAGAATTTAACAGCCACTTCAGTAAGTGTTGTATCCTTTATGGCAATAGGGGGCTATGCGGTATTTCAACCTTTATTTGGCTGGTTGCTGGATGCTAATTTTCAAGGAACAGTAGTAAACCAAATTAGAGTCTATTCACCGAGTGATTACCATCGTGCGTTGTTGATAATCCCCATAGGCTTTTGCATCGCTTTTATAGCTACATTTCTAATGCGTGAACCACGATCCTAG
- a CDS encoding thioredoxin family protein, which produces MALTHSSMLALGTKATDFKLMDTITGKSYRLLKAAKDSKATVIMFICNHCPYVKHVIHELVQLAKDYQAKSISFVAISANDAINYPEDTPEKMTQLAKQLNFSFPYLYDKTQSTAKVYQAACTPDFFIFDKDFFCVYRGQLDSSRPGNKIPVTGKDIRSVLDNILQGKPVNPLQIPSMGCNIKWK; this is translated from the coding sequence ATGGCACTAACGCATTCTAGCATGCTTGCATTAGGCACCAAAGCAACCGATTTTAAACTAATGGATACAATTACCGGAAAATCATATCGTTTATTAAAAGCGGCTAAGGATTCGAAAGCCACGGTTATTATGTTTATTTGCAATCATTGCCCCTATGTCAAGCATGTCATCCATGAGCTCGTCCAGCTCGCCAAAGACTACCAAGCAAAAAGCATCTCCTTTGTAGCCATTAGCGCTAATGATGCCATAAATTACCCAGAAGATACGCCTGAAAAAATGACTCAGCTAGCTAAACAACTAAATTTTAGCTTCCCCTATCTGTATGATAAAACCCAATCGACTGCTAAGGTCTATCAAGCAGCTTGTACACCCGATTTTTTTATCTTCGATAAAGATTTTTTCTGTGTATATCGTGGTCAATTAGACAGTTCTAGACCTGGCAATAAAATCCCTGTAACTGGTAAAGATATTCGTTCCGTTTTAGATAATATTCTTCAAGGAAAACCTGTGAATCCACTACAAATTCCTAGTATGGGCTGTAATATTAAATGGAAATAA
- a CDS encoding MFS transporter — protein MAITTLKRICDYLSFSKIQPWLVCLSAALFFFYEFIQLGMFNSISQELMHDFSINAGQLGFLSATYFYADVIFLLFAGILVDRFSIRIIILSAMIMVVLSTLLFAFSQSFEIAAFSHFIAGIGNAFCFLSCIKLATRWFPSQRLALIIGIIITIAVAGGIVAQTPFALVVHALGWRKAVLINAGLGVFITLLIYLFVYDYPKHQLSQKMVEDVAAKPISIMKSINLSLRNKQNTLAGIYTCLLNLPIILLGALWGTLYLTQVHHLEKTQASLVATMIFLGTIIGSPLVGWFSDFIGRRRLLMIIGAMLSLFVLIAIMFIPILHFYSLLILFLLLGFFTSTQIISYPLIAESNPRYLTGTSTSLASILIMGGGAVFQPLFGWLIDLRWDQTFSQGIPYYSASNFLYGMSIMPIAFIVSLIAAFCLRETYCQPFTRENNLC, from the coding sequence ATGGCCATAACTACCTTAAAACGAATATGTGACTATCTAAGTTTTTCTAAGATTCAGCCCTGGCTGGTTTGCCTCTCTGCCGCGCTATTTTTCTTTTACGAGTTCATCCAGCTGGGGATGTTTAACTCGATTAGCCAAGAGTTAATGCATGATTTTTCAATAAATGCGGGCCAATTAGGTTTCTTATCTGCGACTTATTTCTATGCAGATGTTATTTTTTTATTATTTGCTGGAATCTTAGTCGATCGCTTTTCTATCCGTATTATTATACTTAGCGCCATGATTATGGTGGTTCTTTCGACTCTGCTGTTTGCTTTTAGCCAGTCTTTTGAGATAGCGGCTTTTAGTCATTTTATAGCCGGTATTGGTAACGCTTTTTGCTTTTTGAGCTGTATTAAATTAGCAACGCGTTGGTTTCCTTCACAGAGGTTAGCTTTAATTATTGGAATTATCATTACTATTGCGGTGGCTGGAGGAATAGTGGCGCAAACGCCTTTTGCACTCGTAGTACATGCTTTAGGATGGCGAAAGGCAGTATTGATAAATGCTGGATTAGGCGTATTTATTACGTTATTGATTTATCTCTTTGTCTATGATTATCCTAAGCATCAACTATCTCAGAAAATGGTCGAGGATGTAGCTGCTAAGCCTATTTCGATAATGAAAAGTATCAATTTATCCTTGCGGAATAAGCAAAATACTTTAGCAGGAATATACACGTGTCTTTTAAATTTACCCATAATTTTGTTGGGCGCATTATGGGGGACATTGTACTTAACACAAGTACACCATCTTGAAAAAACTCAAGCTTCTTTAGTGGCTACCATGATCTTTTTAGGCACTATTATTGGTTCACCTTTAGTCGGTTGGTTCTCTGACTTTATTGGTAGACGAAGATTGTTGATGATTATCGGTGCTATGCTTTCACTGTTTGTTTTAATAGCTATTATGTTTATACCCATATTGCACTTTTATAGCTTGCTTATTTTATTTTTATTATTAGGGTTTTTTACAAGTACCCAAATTATTAGCTACCCTTTGATTGCTGAAAGTAATCCTAGATATTTGACGGGGACATCAACCAGTTTAGCTTCAATTCTAATCATGGGTGGAGGAGCTGTATTCCAACCTTTATTTGGATGGTTGATTGATCTGCGTTGGGATCAAACTTTTTCACAAGGAATACCTTATTATTCAGCTAGTAATTTTCTATATGGTATGTCTATTATGCCGATAGCTTTTATAGTCAGCCTAATTGCTGCATTTTGTTTACGTGAAACCTATTGCCAACCTTTTACTCGCGAGAATAACCTATGCTAA
- a CDS encoding TusE/DsrC/DsvC family sulfur relay protein, with translation MVTLIGLIVNGAEILTDQFGYLVHSADWHEEVAIKIAKDEALTLIKDHWHVIYFLRNFYQQYHKTPPIRILVNQLAVQLGPEKACSIYLNNLFPKGILKQASKLAGLPRPTRCM, from the coding sequence GTGGTTACATTGATAGGTTTAATAGTTAATGGTGCGGAAATTTTAACGGATCAATTCGGATATTTGGTTCATTCGGCTGATTGGCATGAGGAAGTAGCCATTAAAATTGCCAAAGATGAGGCACTGACGCTTATCAAAGATCATTGGCATGTTATCTATTTTTTGCGCAATTTCTATCAGCAATATCATAAAACTCCCCCGATCAGAATTTTGGTTAATCAATTAGCGGTACAGCTAGGTCCTGAAAAAGCCTGCAGTATTTATCTTAATAATCTATTTCCAAAAGGAATACTTAAACAAGCAAGTAAGTTAGCGGGATTGCCTAGACCTACTCGTTGCATGTAA
- a CDS encoding thymidine kinase, producing the protein MAKLYFYYSAMNAGKSTALLQASYNYQERGMQTLLFAPAIDDRYKLGCINSRIGLNAEANLFTPKDNLFDHVESYLSQKRKLKCVLIDEAQFLTKEQALQLTVIVDRLNIPVLCYGLRSDFRAEPFEGSLYLLIWADEINEIKTVCYCGRKAIMNIRFDAENHKITEGKQIEIGGNERYVSVCRKHFKLTDG; encoded by the coding sequence ATGGCCAAGCTTTATTTTTACTATTCCGCTATGAACGCAGGCAAAAGCACGGCTTTGTTACAAGCTAGCTATAATTATCAAGAACGAGGTATGCAAACATTATTGTTTGCTCCAGCCATCGATGATCGATATAAATTGGGCTGTATAAATTCACGAATTGGTTTAAACGCAGAGGCGAATTTATTCACGCCAAAAGATAATTTATTCGATCATGTAGAATCCTATTTAAGCCAAAAACGGAAATTGAAATGTGTTTTAATCGATGAAGCTCAATTTTTGACAAAAGAGCAAGCATTACAATTGACTGTTATTGTTGATCGTTTAAATATCCCAGTTTTATGTTATGGATTGCGTAGCGATTTTCGTGCAGAGCCTTTTGAAGGTAGTCTCTATTTATTGATCTGGGCTGATGAGATCAACGAGATAAAGACCGTCTGTTATTGTGGACGTAAAGCGATTATGAATATCAGATTTGATGCTGAAAATCATAAAATAACAGAAGGTAAACAAATAGAGATAGGCGGAAATGAACGTTATGTTTCAGTGTGCAGAAAACACTTTAAATTAACAGATGGTTAA
- the ahcY gene encoding adenosylhomocysteinase: protein MITEKLKNSIADHKVADLSLADWGRREITIAEKEMPGLMALRKKYANKKPLTGARIAGCLHMTIQTAVLIETLLDLGAEVRWSSCNIFSTQDHAAAAMAARNIPVFAWKGETEEEFWWCIEQTLIGSDGWAPNLLLDDGGDLTLLLHEKYPKLLQAIKGVSEETTTGVHRLYQMQKEKTLLVPAINVNDSVTKSKFDNLYGCRESLIDALKRATDVMIAGKIAVVCGYGDVGKGCAQSLRAYGATVWITEIDPICALQAAMEGYRVVTMDDVAKLGDIFVTATGNKDVITLSHMKQMKDLAIVCNIGHFDSEIDVAGLRQFIWLNIKPQVDQINFPDKKRLLLLAEGRLVNLGCATGHPSFVMSNSFANQVLAQIELWQYNDRYEKGKVYMLPKALDEQVARLHLEKVGAKLTELTPAQADYIGVKPQGPYKSDYYRY, encoded by the coding sequence ATGATCACAGAAAAGTTAAAAAATAGCATTGCTGACCATAAAGTTGCTGATTTAAGTTTAGCGGATTGGGGGCGACGAGAGATAACCATTGCTGAGAAAGAAATGCCAGGTTTAATGGCTTTACGCAAAAAATATGCTAACAAAAAACCTTTAACGGGTGCACGCATTGCGGGTTGTTTGCATATGACCATACAAACGGCAGTTTTAATTGAAACATTGCTTGATTTGGGTGCTGAAGTACGGTGGTCATCGTGTAATATTTTTTCCACGCAAGATCATGCCGCAGCAGCTATGGCGGCCCGAAATATTCCAGTTTTTGCTTGGAAGGGAGAAACAGAAGAAGAATTTTGGTGGTGTATTGAACAGACTTTAATCGGATCGGATGGCTGGGCTCCAAACTTATTATTAGATGATGGAGGAGATCTTACTTTATTACTCCATGAAAAGTACCCTAAACTATTACAGGCTATTAAAGGGGTATCAGAAGAAACAACGACGGGTGTGCATAGACTTTATCAAATGCAAAAAGAAAAAACATTGTTAGTCCCAGCGATTAATGTGAATGATTCGGTAACAAAATCTAAATTTGATAATCTTTATGGTTGTAGAGAGTCTTTAATTGATGCCTTAAAGCGAGCAACTGACGTTATGATCGCGGGTAAAATTGCTGTAGTTTGTGGTTACGGAGATGTAGGAAAAGGATGCGCGCAAAGTCTCCGCGCCTATGGCGCCACAGTTTGGATTACCGAAATTGATCCCATTTGCGCATTACAAGCGGCCATGGAAGGCTATCGGGTAGTCACTATGGATGATGTGGCAAAACTAGGAGACATATTTGTAACGGCTACTGGAAACAAAGATGTTATCACTTTGTCACATATGAAACAGATGAAAGATTTGGCTATCGTTTGCAATATTGGCCATTTTGATTCTGAGATAGATGTGGCTGGATTACGCCAATTCATTTGGCTAAATATCAAGCCACAAGTTGATCAGATAAATTTTCCTGATAAAAAGCGTTTACTATTATTAGCAGAAGGTCGTCTAGTTAATTTAGGCTGTGCGACAGGACATCCAAGTTTTGTTATGTCTAATTCATTTGCTAATCAGGTTTTAGCACAGATTGAATTATGGCAATATAATGATCGCTATGAAAAAGGTAAGGTTTATATGTTACCTAAAGCACTTGATGAACAAGTGGCACGTTTACATTTAGAAAAAGTGGGTGCTAAATTAACTGAACTGACTCCCGCGCAAGCTGATTATATTGGTGTTAAGCCCCAAGGACCTTATAAATCAGATTATTATCGTTATTAA
- a CDS encoding thiol:disulfide interchange protein DsbA/DsbL, translating into MLRLRLRSLLFLALSIILTSCGKMNNNSKTPPPMSFKAGKDYEVISTSEIIPKLTPKTQVRVVEFFSYACSACYHFEPTLDKWLAKKPEYVKFERVPIVFQPSWRSLARAYYIAKMLGVEKKLTPAIFKAIHVEGQDLSNPKLQEEFFIKHGVKQHEFESIASFSPGIDAQLLRSDTLMQEDKILAAPTLVIDNRYKVDPSMTGIAGDPTRFLQVTDYLIEKVRKGDE; encoded by the coding sequence ATGCTTAGATTGAGATTACGTAGCCTATTGTTTTTAGCATTATCAATTATTTTAACCTCTTGTGGGAAAATGAATAATAATTCTAAAACACCCCCGCCGATGAGTTTTAAAGCGGGAAAGGATTATGAAGTCATTTCTACATCGGAGATTATTCCTAAATTAACTCCAAAGACACAGGTGCGAGTGGTTGAATTCTTTAGTTATGCTTGTTCTGCTTGCTATCATTTTGAGCCAACATTGGACAAATGGCTTGCAAAGAAACCAGAATATGTAAAATTTGAGCGGGTACCGATAGTATTTCAGCCTAGTTGGCGCAGTTTAGCTCGAGCCTATTATATTGCAAAAATGTTGGGAGTCGAAAAAAAATTGACGCCCGCTATATTTAAAGCTATCCATGTTGAAGGACAAGATTTATCAAATCCTAAACTTCAAGAAGAGTTCTTTATAAAGCACGGCGTTAAGCAACATGAGTTTGAAAGTATTGCGAGTTTTTCCCCAGGTATTGATGCGCAATTGTTGAGAAGTGATACGTTGATGCAAGAGGACAAGATTCTTGCAGCGCCTACATTAGTTATTGATAATCGGTATAAAGTTGATCCCAGCATGACAGGGATAGCTGGAGACCCTACGCGTTTTCTGCAGGTTACTGATTATTTGATAGAAAAAGTGAGAAAAGGGGACGAGTAA
- a CDS encoding ATP-binding cassette domain-containing protein has product MSDFVNIQNLYFNRNGRTVFSGIELNIPRGKITAIMGPSGCGKTTLLRLIGGQLKPERGNIHVDGRLINKLPREQLYDLRRKMGILFQSGALFTNLSVYENVAFPLREHTELPDFMIRDIVLMKLQSVGLRGAKNLMPNQLSGGMARRVALARAIALDPELIMYDEPFTGLDPIALGVIVKLISDLNAALGITTILVSHDVKEALSIADYIYVIASGKVIGHGTPEKVHADKDPEVQQFLQGLPDGVVPFHYPAIDYTQDLLH; this is encoded by the coding sequence TTGAGTGATTTCGTCAATATCCAAAACTTATATTTTAATCGGAATGGACGTACTGTTTTTTCAGGGATCGAACTGAATATTCCTCGAGGTAAAATAACGGCCATTATGGGTCCTAGTGGTTGTGGAAAGACGACACTATTACGTTTAATAGGCGGCCAGTTAAAACCTGAGCGTGGCAATATCCATGTTGATGGGAGGTTAATTAATAAACTACCTAGAGAACAATTGTATGACTTACGTCGCAAAATGGGTATTTTGTTTCAGAGCGGGGCGTTATTTACCAATCTAAGCGTGTACGAAAATGTTGCTTTTCCTCTAAGAGAACACACCGAGCTACCTGATTTTATGATTCGTGATATTGTATTGATGAAATTACAGTCCGTTGGCTTACGGGGTGCTAAAAATCTTATGCCTAATCAGCTTTCAGGGGGGATGGCACGGCGTGTCGCTTTAGCGAGAGCGATTGCTTTAGACCCAGAACTCATTATGTATGACGAACCTTTTACGGGTCTTGATCCTATTGCTTTGGGCGTGATCGTTAAACTCATTTCTGATCTAAATGCTGCCTTAGGTATTACAACAATTTTAGTATCTCATGATGTAAAAGAAGCGCTAAGTATTGCGGATTATATTTATGTGATTGCTAGTGGAAAAGTTATTGGTCATGGTACTCCCGAAAAAGTACATGCTGATAAAGATCCAGAGGTTCAACAGTTTTTACAAGGGTTACCGGATGGCGTGGTTCCATTTCATTATCCCGCTATCGACTATACCCAAGATTTGCTGCATTAA
- the murI gene encoding glutamate racemase: MSSNYSQPIGIFDSGIGGLTVAHAVTKLLPDESIIYFGDTAHAPWGDKSAAAIQAYSIKICDMLLKQNCKLILIACNSASAVAYELVKEYVGRKAIVADVIAPMIDYLAKNYIDKTIGLIGTKQTINSNIYRKKLDELGIDIRLNTLATPLLVPLIEEGFIDQTIMTDAIKTYLKESSLHNLDALVLGCTHYPLIKQQIKQFYGDATVIVDSTDIVAEVVKNLLKERKLLAVSSNTPKKKFYVSDYTPAFSTLAHLFFQMPITLERYPLWE; encoded by the coding sequence ATGTCTTCTAATTATTCACAACCTATTGGCATATTTGATAGCGGTATTGGGGGGTTAACTGTTGCTCATGCCGTCACTAAGCTGTTACCCGATGAGTCTATCATTTATTTTGGCGATACAGCCCACGCACCTTGGGGTGACAAGTCTGCTGCAGCCATACAAGCCTATTCCATTAAAATTTGTGATATGTTGCTTAAGCAAAATTGCAAGCTTATATTGATTGCTTGTAATTCAGCCTCAGCGGTTGCTTATGAGCTAGTTAAAGAGTATGTAGGTCGCAAGGCGATCGTAGCTGATGTGATTGCCCCCATGATTGACTATTTAGCAAAAAATTATATCGATAAAACAATAGGTTTAATTGGTACTAAACAAACCATTAATTCAAATATCTATAGAAAAAAATTAGATGAATTGGGTATTGATATTCGATTAAATACACTGGCTACGCCTTTGCTGGTGCCGCTGATAGAGGAAGGTTTTATTGACCAAACTATTATGACGGATGCAATTAAAACCTATCTGAAAGAATCATCTCTTCATAACCTTGATGCCTTAGTTTTAGGATGTACACACTACCCGTTAATTAAGCAGCAGATCAAACAATTTTATGGCGACGCAACCGTTATTGTCGATTCAACTGATATCGTTGCTGAAGTGGTAAAAAACCTACTTAAAGAACGCAAACTCCTTGCTGTTTCATCTAACACTCCGAAAAAGAAGTTTTATGTTTCCGATTATACACCTGCATTTTCCACCCTAGCCCATCTTTTTTTTCAAATGCCGATTACCTTGGAGAGGTACCCTTTATGGGAGTGA
- a CDS encoding Bax inhibitor-1/YccA family protein, with the protein MASSKILLNPSLESVLATNTILRNTYILLGLTLVFSAITAGIALFTNAPPLNPFVTLIGYFGLLFLTNFTRNSSWGLVSVFGLTGFMGYTLGPILNHYIHGFTNGHELIMMSLGATGLIFFSLSAYALTTKKDFSFMASFLMVGMIVAFLASIGTLFFHIPILMLTLSAVFILLSSGIILFQTSQIIHGGETNYIMATVTLYVSLYNIFLSLLNLLGAFSGNRD; encoded by the coding sequence ATGGCTTCTAGTAAAATACTATTAAACCCTAGCTTAGAATCTGTTTTAGCTACTAATACAATCTTACGCAATACTTACATTTTGCTAGGGTTAACGCTGGTTTTTAGCGCAATAACCGCTGGTATTGCCTTGTTTACGAATGCCCCACCCTTAAATCCCTTTGTTACACTTATTGGTTATTTTGGCCTATTGTTTTTAACCAATTTTACTCGAAATAGCTCTTGGGGTTTAGTGTCTGTGTTTGGCTTAACTGGATTTATGGGGTATACGCTGGGTCCTATTTTAAATCATTATATCCATGGGTTTACCAATGGACATGAATTAATCATGATGTCACTGGGAGCTACTGGCCTTATCTTTTTTTCTCTATCAGCATATGCTTTAACAACTAAAAAAGATTTTAGTTTCATGGCAAGTTTTTTGATGGTTGGAATGATAGTCGCCTTTCTGGCTAGCATCGGTACATTATTCTTTCATATACCTATTTTAATGCTCACCTTATCAGCGGTCTTCATATTACTATCATCAGGTATCATTTTGTTTCAGACCAGTCAAATTATCCATGGAGGTGAAACTAACTACATCATGGCAACTGTGACGCTTTATGTATCACTCTATAATATCTTTTTAAGTTTATTGAACTTACTCGGTGCATTCAGTGGCAATCGAGATTAA